Genomic segment of Mytilus edulis chromosome 12, xbMytEdul2.2, whole genome shotgun sequence:
ATAGAGTTTTATACAAAATACATGACATGCGACCTTACCCACACAAACagtgttttagaaaataaacatGACATAAGACATTATCTACACAAAATAGTGTTTAGACAATAAACATGACATGAAACCTTACGTCCACAAATAGAGTTTAAGATAATAGACATGCCATGAAACATTATCAGCACAAACAGAGATTTAGACAATATACATGCCATGAAACATTGCCCGCACAAATAGAGATTTAGACAATAGACATGCCATCAAACATTGTCCGCACAAACAGAGATTTAGACAATATACATGCCATGAAACATTGCCCGCACAAATAGAAATTTAGACAATAGACATGCCATCAAACATTGTCCGCACAAACAGAGATTTAGACAATATACATGCCATGAAACATTGCCCGCACAAATAGAGATTTAGACAATAGACATGCCATCAAACATTGTCCGCACAAACAgagatttttacaatatacatgCCATGAAACATTGCCCGCACAAATAGAGATTTAGACAATAGACATGCCATCAAACATTGTCCGCACAAACAGAGATTTAGACAATATACATGCCATGAAACATTGCCCGCACAAATAGAGATTTAGACAATAGACATGCCATCTAACATTGTCCACACAAATAGAGATTTAGACAATATACATGCCATCAAACATTGTCCGCACAAATAGAGATTTAGACAATATACATGCCATCAAACATTATCCGCACAAATTGAGTTTTAGACAAAAGACATGACATGCGACCCAACCCACACAAATATTTTACTAACGATTAACAATTTTGTAATATACATCTTTCCTTTGAGCCAAAACATTGAGTTTAACCATAATACTTATATTCCAATGAGGTTACTATCGAATTTACAGATAttccaaaatataataaatatttcaacatctgagaaaaaaaaaactttctgaaAATCTGCTGAATGCATAATACTTTTCGATTCTCGAATTCAAATAGCCCAAAGGTGTACTTATCATACCTTCCCTTTTCATTTGTGACTTTATGGATATTAATTCCTCTAAATATGtttctgtttttctttcttcATGCAATCCTGCAAAAATATACTTTATGGTTAAAATAATTAATGTGAAAGGCATCTTGGGGGTCGGTATTATGACAATTACTTAATCATGAGTAAACCAACATGTGATTTTGATACAAACTGAGACAAAAaacacatatggagcaggatttTCTTACCCTTTCGGGACAACCGAGATCaccaacgttttttttttgtaggataTGTGCTGCTTAGTTTTTGGTTTCTATGATATGTGTTAAATACTGGTGTTTGTCTTTCGGTCGTTTTTGGGAAGTTTACTATAGCAATACTTTCCTAAGGTGTCGGTTTTAAACTTCCGGTGACGGACTTTCGCAAATGTTCTGCCCCAAGGTAATGTAGTACTAGTGTTTAAATACTGTTTCTAGGAAGATGCTTATgaaattttggaccttttgaaaagtttacagcttgaataaaaagaaaGGAATGAATATCCACCGACAGATCAGGTGAatttaacatcattttgaaaatagGTATCACTCGAGACTACTATAACAGTTATAGTAGTTTCAAGTATCACACACACTACTTCGCGGCGGATTTGCCATGCGCTGAagagaaaatcaaaagaaatctacgcgagacatcgtttcattcatgaatatttcatgaatgaacattttcccgCGTAATTTTCACTACGTacgatattttcatttttttttttattaaatataaagtaaaagCCCGAGTGTATCAAAAGAATCCCGTATGCTGACattacatgtttatattttgacCGAGCCGTCGGATAATTGACAAGATTAATAATTTGATTGCACAATTATACACAGGTGACAGAAATACTCGATAATCATATGGCTTATGTCACACGCCAAGGATGAATAAAGGTAAATTCCGGCTATGATAGAAAGAtgcatgtttttgtcaaaacaTCGATCGGAAGGTTTTGATgccaaaaacatttgaaaacttttaaattcCGCTATTTAAATACTAGCTATTTTACATTCCAAAATGGGTATTAGGACCTTTTCTAGTCCAGCATGCTCACAGTCACGTGGATCGTACGTATCACAGCCTCCCCAGTGTTACATTTGTACACATATCGTTACAAGGATACGGTAGACAAGTCAGCTTCAGCTACTAAGAATAACTTAGTGTATCAAGACAAGTGCTGTAGCAATTATTTACATGGTGAGATAAAATCTGTCCATGTAATAGCAAGATGACTTTCTTACTCTAAGTGCTTATAACCATGCAGTGGCAGGTCCAGAACTTTTTAAGAGCCTTATACAGTATTCGAATGGTTCAAAATGTTCTGCATGTAGATAagctttttcatattttagaagTTGCTCTAACATGCTATTATGCCTTAAATGTTTGCATGTGTGCTATATTTTTATTTGTGCTTAATTTTAGTTGTGCTTAAATTTTAGTTGTGCTTCAGCTTTGGTTTGTTTAGATATGTATTTTAATAGTGCTTTGCATTATTTCAATATGCCTGTGCTGTTATATATCTTGTCTGCATGTTGTGTGTTatcacataagtaacacgacgggtgccgcatgtggagcaggatctgcttacccttccggagcacctgagatcacccctagttttttggtggggttcgtgttgtttattctttagttttctatgttgtgtcgtgtgtgctgttgtttgtttgtcttttttcatttttagccatggcgttgtcagtttgttttagattatgagtttgactctccctttggtatctttcgtccctcttttaatgttgtgtttatttcattttatttcggTAAAAAACTCTTAAGagtttgtttgtattgttatatgagaaccgaatcaaaataaaactatcgTATTCGTATTCGTATTCGTATTTTTATCCTTAAACTTTGGTTTTATTCCTGGATCAGTATGATTCTTAAAGATTGACCTGTAATTAACAGTGTGTCATCTCTACACAGAGAATGATTACTATAGTATACTAAATGAATggctgaaaaacaaaaatctcaaATGTAATATTGCCTCAATgctaaaaaagagggacgaaagataccagagggactcaTAGGGactcaaactcatagatagaaaataaactgacaacgccatggctaaaaataaaaagacaatcagacaaataatagtacagaagacacaacatagaaaactaaagactaagcaacaaatTTCACAGCatcaaatataaaatgtgttaCAGGGTTATAAGCACCTCTATGAATctagtgtatataaactttttattactGTCGTCATACTGCTATTGTTATGTCCCCACTGTATTAATGTTTACCCTTTTTCTTCTGTAAGTATGTACGTCCCTTACTTGAACTTATGTccgtacatcccaaaattggtCTCTTTTGTCTAACTTTAGTTTTCCTAAACCAAATTGTATAaaacttatacgcaatgcttattaccacaaaacacaggtcAAGTTGAATATTGGTGGCTTCGATTTTTTAATGctagagttatgctccttaacaaatggaaaagttgttttaattttttgtttacgatctctaactttagtttgtctcaaccaaatgttatgaaacttatacacaatgatcATTATCACAAAACACTATAAATTAAATTTGAGTTTTGGTGGCCTCagttttactgttctagagttatcaTGCCccttcacaaatttaaaaattgcttgtcttttgtcgaaaaagcaagacatagcgatcctacatgtcggcgtcggcggcgtccacaaatattcactctggttaaagtttttgagattgtcaagaatttcaataacggccgggaaacagactaatTGATATTGCGCCCTGACACTGGGTTCCGCGAACACTTACAATTAATTTTCAATCCGTGCCCCAACTTTAgtgtgcctcaaccaaatgttacgaaacttatacacaatactgtTAACCACAAAAccaagatcaagtttgaattttggtgccGTCATTTTACTGTTATGGTTAGGGTCATGCCCagttacaaatggaaaaaaacctATAAAATCACAGGCCCCATACATGACATGGGCACATAAAGAAATTAACAGAGCTTTCTGTATACAATTgtatttgattattttagaaCAACAGTTTAAAGGGTgcaaaagaaaatatcaaaattttatatgacaaacatatgaaaaaaagtgatttttgataGTTGCTGAAAATGGTTAAGTTAAAAACATCAAAGCCGtgattaaatacatatttgaaataatacacttCTATAACCTATTTGAAACTATACACATCTACAGTTGCAAACTTCCCAGAGGTGCTATCCATCACTTTGATTGTTTCttgccatggagttgtcagtttatttcggcTTGTGGATTTGAATGCCTGTGGCCTTTGGTATCGTTCGCctctttttatacatgttataataaataCGATGTGCTCGTTTCAGAATTCTCttctttctttcaaatatttggacATGGTATTGCAGAGGATAAGGGTTATTAgtgatgaaaaaaaagtaaaatcacaaaaatactgtactccgaggaaaattcagaaaggAATCTccttaatcaaatagcaaaatcaaaagcttaaacatatcaatcgaatggataacaactgtcgtattcctgacttggtacaggcattttctcatgtagaaaatggtggattaaaaatggttttaaagctagctaaacctctcacttgtttgacagtcgcatcaaattccattatattaacaacgatgtgtgaacaaaataaacagacacaataggtaaaaatttaACAATTAGGGGTACAACAAACAACACGAACCGGACCAATACTGGTACTGGTCTAAGGTGCTCAGGGTTAGCAGATTATAGTTCATCATGACAAAGTGAATAAAATTTCCACTTTTGAGGTTAAAACTATTTTGaacatatcggggccttttatagcttacatTACGGTataggatttgctcattgttgaatattGTAACGGATATATATACTTTTTGTAGTTGCTTACATCCACGTCAATTAGACAGTGAACTCTTAAAAGTTTTTGCATtatacaggggcggatgcaggaattttcgaaagggggggtgctaacccagggcacccagggcaaaggggggtgcaaaacatatgtcccgatacaaatgcattgatcggcaaaaataaaggggggtgcgcacccccggaccccccccccccccctggatccgccactgttataaTTTAACgtattgtttgtttttcgtttatttgtacCACAAACCTTCGTGATTTCCTTATATGATATTTAAGATTTATATCTAATTAATTAACTTCCAAATATAGTACACGTGTGTTATAATGTTTACCCTGTCTAATTGGCAGTTATACGTACCATATATCCTTGTTATATACATACAGATCGAATAgttttaatcccgccacattatgtatgtatctgtccaaagtcaggagtctgtaattcattggttgccgtttgttactgtatatcatatttgtttttcgtttactgttttgtatataaatcaggccgctagttatctcgtttgaattgtttcgacatttgtcatgtcggtgccttttatagcttgctgtgcagtatgagtttttctcgttgttgaaggccgttctgtgacctatagttcttaCATCTATGCCATTTTGGCctctggtggagagttttctcattggaaatcatactacatcttcttgtttttctgttgtgataaaaaaaatgtatttgaggtGTCAAAGGAGACATTTAAACACAAATCATGATAAATTAAAAAGACAACAAAACTTTATAACAAATAACTTATACCGTTACACAGGCAAAATgtgctcacatgaatttcacatgaatctcacatgaaattcacatgaaaaatttcacgtgagattcacctcaatggagcttatacatgaaactcacgagaaaattttcatgtgaatttcacgtgaattgagattcacatgaatctgatgtgaaattttcatggtataagctcgtttgaggtgaaattcatgtgaatttcacgtgagattcacatgaatttaaattcacgtgaaattgatgtgagtgaaatttgcctgtgtagcTTTATCTAAAACGTTTAGCTCGCATATATGAAATATTCAGTGAAATAATCAGTGAAATAATCATGAAAAGGAACGGTCCCTTTTGTCGGAATATTCAAGTTTGTCAAATAACACCCATGCTTCGTCTCAAACTGGAACCTAAGTAAGTAATATTTGAACAAGTCTTTATTAATTTAATTACTTCGATGGTTGAGGAAAACATTTGAGCTGAACAAAAGCATGTGCCTACGAAAATTTGCTGTTAATATTTCAATTAGAAAACATTTTACTTATTCGTCAGGAAAGAACCTGCCGTGAGTACTAAAAGGCACATTTGTTGGTAACTTTGCTTTGCTTATTGTTTTCATAGTGACGGCATTAATCAACACAAGATAACTTTCTTTCCGTATGCCGTCAAATACATGCGTCATTAAAATACCGTCGTCTTCCTTTTTTCCATTTAGAGTAGGTACAAACCACGGTTCCGATGGGTAGTGATTATCGATTATCCACGATAAATCGCCTCCATGTTCACACACATCTTTCTTAACTAAAGCCCATTTATCGTAATTGACGTGATCTGCTTTTACGACTAGACCGTATGCAAAACAGTATTTTACGTGTCTATAATTCTCATTGATGGCTGGCATGTCTAAATTATTTGAATATGGGACTATTTTTGATGGTTTAAACGAACGGGCGTCAACATAAGGTGTTTTAAGATCGATGGCAAATCTTTTTATACCATAATACAGTGGAACCTTATTCCTAAGTGTTGGAGAACGTATATAAGGCATTTCCATTGTGTGCATGTTTGAAGAATTTTGGGTGCAAATATCTACAacaattttatgttttctgtgttcaTACGCGTTAATGTGGTGAAAATAGGACACGAATTTGTCATACTTCAACGTTGTTATCTTTTTCGATCTTAAATGAACAACATAAATATATGTCGGATCGTTGTACCGATATTCCATAGCTTCGACTATATTTCCTTTGATAAACATTTTCCATAAGTTTATTGAAACAGGTTGACCAATAAAAATTGCATAGTTTTTGGTTACAGAAAATGAATGCATATACGTTGGTGCTTCTAAATACCACGTGACAATCTTTTCTCTGTCCCCTATTGATGACATCCGATATAATGTTACAAAACTCTTGAGAAACGGCAATTCAGGTACACTCATTAAGAATGTCAGGTATGTTTGCCTACCGAATTCCTGGACAGGGTGTGCAGAAGAAAGTATTGGcaaataaagatgtgttttcACACTCGTTGGTGGTGAAATTAGCTTCAAAGTTTTCAAGGAACAATCCGACACGTGGTAAACTTCCCATACGTCGTTTACTGTCATGTACTCGAAATTACCTTTCTGTGGGTTACGTATTCTGTAAATATTTACATTCAAATTGTCAATTTGGTTTGCAATGGCCTCCATTTTCTCGAACATATCAAAACGTGGATTAAGTGGCCCGAATTGAGCATACGGAGCAATTGTATTAGCAGCAATCGATTCATTAAAGTATGCTGTTCTAAGAAATCTGGCAGACATTGATACCGTTCCATTTCCATAAAACGTGAAACTATGAAGTTTTGCCAAAGCATCAAACGCATGCGTGAATGAACGTTCTCCAACTTCGTACCGTGCACCTCCATTTCGAATCTGAAAgtaaagaaagaagaataaaaagAATTACACAGACGACACCATGCACATGGTAAGTATGTCTTACATCAGCAATCCGAAGATAGACTGCATTTGAAAACACTGTTGATAATTCGTTATATAATATCATATCTCCAATTGCCATTATCATCTAATTAGGATGTTGGGTAAATGAGGCAACAATCAGAACAATAAACAAAACCAGATCTATAGGGAAATAGGATTTGTTTCTGTATACCatatatgaggggggataggaggggtcttgatcccgaaatcccggacttgaaaaaacgaaatcccgaggtcccgaatttaaataaagcaaatcccgacatcccgaaatccgaaaaaaatgattcccggatcccgaaaaggtcaatcccgagcttaaaaacacccgatcccggagtccccataaaggtcctatccccccttatatatattttcattattttgttcataCATCAGGCCGTTAGagtaagttttcttgtttgaatttttacatttgtcatttcgggaccttttatattTGACTATACGAtctgggttttgctcattgttgatgaccGTTGTTAAAGGCCATTtcatgacctataattgttaacatcTATGTCAATCGGtatctagtggagagttgtctcattgtcaataatACCACACCTTCTTACTTCTTTTACAGTCTTCGATCGTCAATAGACAAGTTCCATACACCATGTAAACGCTAAATTACCTGCGACTGCTGACATTGTGAATTAATAagattttccaaataaaaaatattaagataGACGACCGGGAAagtcaatctgattaaaatatcgATCAGTacctatttgttttaaaaaaaaattggttataaaagaattgaattgaattgagtataacgaaatcagagatctatttTTTAATCAGATTTCGGAAAACTGACCTGGGTAGATCAATTAATAAGTGGCGGGGTTAGATtagtatttttgttctttttgtcaaaaaatatcaGAACAGGAAAAGCACTAATATCTAAAATAATGGTATGATAGACaacaaaaatagaataataatatctattatcgctattttgtacattttgcctttgatctttttttttgataatttttcatatatcatgcttctcgcttgagatggaaaattatcgctagaaactaaggcggcacgtggcgttgctaacgaaattgacatgacgTCGTcaaaggtaaaatagcgataaacagattatcattggtcatcttaaCTCGATTGCATTTCTCGGTTTCGCcatcccggctcaagcgagaaaattaaCTAGATAAATTTTGTAGATACACACATGGATAATAATTCTATCAGATGCAAATTGGGGGAAAaaagtgtgggggggggggggggggtaaatttcaaattttttttttttaaatcctgccAAATagatctacaaaagactcatcaatgccgcccaatttaacaatgttttaaatgtCAAATACAGTACGgggttgaatatatatatatatatgaaaagaagatgtggtatgattgccaaactaaataagacaactctccaagagaGACCAAATGTCAAAGATATTGAAGAGCATTTGTGACCTTTTTTcaaataaggctaaggtaatcAATTCCTGTGGTAGAATATAGATTTGTGCCAGTGTCATTGCTTTTAGTCCAGAATTGGGAATactgttattttactgttttactgTTGTCATGACAATAACCTGCTTATGCATACTACAATACAGGTCATACTTGGAAATAAAATTAGTTTTCTGAAAAATCAATGTAGAGCTGAGGATTGGAAAATAACAGAAACGGAACGAATTCACCATCTTTCATTATTTTTGAAAACGCATGCACTttgtcaaatagttatcaaaggtaccgggattaGCCATGTTAGCAAGTTACTCTTACGGGAATTTCTCTTAGCATTTACTCGCAAATGCATTCTAAACGCAATTTTTAAAGTGAAGTCTCTAGACTAAGAGTAGAATGTTTCTGAATATGATATGccaaattctatttttattttgaaatgttgttGAGTTGGTTTCTTTATGTGCTGTACATTTTCTTATTTGGCAGAAGTCTTGAAAAGTCATTGTGAACGCAGAAATATGACTGAAAAGTTTCCTCCCATTTTCAGAACATTTCACGTGTTTACATTCTCAATGTCTTTGATTTACTTCAAAATACAAAATGCAAGTcataaaaaatattagaaaagcaATTATGCAATCTTCTATAACTTATAACAGTTACTGCTCAATACAAGTCAGCGTACTAttaacacattgtgacttggacggagagttgtctcattcaatttaacactcataccacatcttcttatttctatgtaAACTAATTTTGGAAtataaaatgcaaatttaaaattaaaagtaaaataagatTGCTGACACATAATTCTATTGTTTGCCTTATGCACATGTATCTGAGTTTTTAAATTTCTCAACTTTATTGTTGCAATATAAAAgttttaatagtaaatatttaaaacgaAAAGACAGTATCAAATTTTCTTAAGTGAATAAGGAATTGTAACTAATAGTGTgtaaccagaggcggatttagagggggctcgggcccccctttttgggaaaaaatttggttgcttatatagggaatcactgaagcgtgactggagcgggccccctcttaggtcagtcagtgggcccccacttatgaaaatttctggatctgccactggtaaCCGGTGACTGCATGAattcattacataaactgctatTTTCCACCTGGACTCGAACCCGAGACCTCTGAGTTACAAGGCAATGCGTTAACCGTCTGAGCTAATTAAATAAGCACTTCCTTggctcaaccgcttacggctgactaagtacaTAATGTTTCTTCCAGATTTTCGAAGGGAAGTAATCCCAATACAAGTGTTTACTTTTAATCTTTACTTACCAATTTACCCTTTAGCCAACTAGGAACAGGATGCGAAAATGTCAAAGGTTTGTTGTCAAATTCTTCCAAATTTGTCCTGAAAAAATCTCTAAATCCGGACGGATCTTTTTCCTGTGAGCTTGAAACTATAAACACAGACACAAGTGTTGCGATGAACTGACATCGATTAGTTATCATTTTAGAACAAAGACTAGAGCAAGATGGTTAAATTAATATTACCTCCTTGGTTAGAGCATGGAAGTATTATTTAGAAGGAATAACAACGACTAATTAGCATGTATTTATAGCATGCTGAGCTCTGTACTGAAGTCATACGATTTCATCCAATTATAGTCTCAGCGGTAAGACGCCTGCGTTACCGCGGTTGTAAAAGACATCTGGAATTTCTTATCAGTCACGTGGTTTTATCGAGTCCGGTAATTATAGCGCACCTGTGGGAAATCCCTAGTTTATTAATAACAAGGTAGCGCTGTATCGCATAGAATATCTACCTTTAGAAAGAAATCGAATggtgaaaaaaacttgaaaaacggacgagaattgttcaaactacagcagtttaacatggaaaattgtatttaatttagcatatttttgctttttaccgtttgttttaaactgttctaaaagtATTTTCCGGTTAAAAGCGGATCCCGAGTTAAACAGTTAAATTACTTCCATGGTTAGAGgtatatatgagaagaatataacctAAACTGGACCCTGCTGTTGTGTCACTCAAATCTACACAGAACTGTcgaagtatcaatcagcgggTGTCCAGTTAGGATATAACCATACACACGATGTAACCACTAGTCAGACTATCGATTATTATATTGTGCAATATGTTACATAACAAGTTAACGCAAGCACAAATTAAACGATTTTTATATAGAAGAATAACAAAGAAAAGGTTTATTCTGGCATTTCcgacattttttattttcaaggtTATCTATTGAGAAATTCATGTTGGAGTTACCAGAATTATGTTAGATTatgttgtaaaaattaaaaacctgGCTTATTATCAAGGGTTTGAATCTCGTGTGTtttctacggaagccgataagggccattcaaaaaaaaaaatgtatgtcgcaatttcgacataacatgacgttattacgacatcgctatgtcgtaatttcgacataacatgtcgtaataacgacatcgctatgtcgttatttcgacataacatgtcgttaaaacgacatcg
This window contains:
- the LOC139498699 gene encoding beta,beta-carotene 15,15'-dioxygenase-like: MITNRCQFIATLVSVFIVSSSQEKDPSGFRDFFRTNLEEFDNKPLTFSHPVPSWLKGKLIRNGGARYEVGERSFTHAFDALAKLHSFTFYGNGTVSMSARFLRTAYFNESIAANTIAPYAQFGPLNPRFDMFEKMEAIANQIDNLNVNIYRIRNPQKGNFEYMTVNDVWEVYHVSDCSLKTLKLISPPTSVKTHLYLPILSSAHPVQEFGRQTYLTFLMSVPELPFLKSFVTLYRMSSIGDREKIVTWYLEAPTYMHSFSVTKNYAIFIGQPVSINLWKMFIKGNIVEAMEYRYNDPTYIYVVHLRSKKITTLKYDKFVSYFHHINAYEHRKHKIVVDICTQNSSNMHTMEMPYIRSPTLRNKVPLYYGIKRFAIDLKTPYVDARSFKPSKIVPYSNNLDMPAINENYRHVKYCFAYGLVVKADHVNYDKWALVKKDVCEHGGDLSWIIDNHYPSEPWFVPTLNGKKEDDGILMTHVFDGIRKESYLVLINAVTMKTISKAKLPTNVPFSTHGRFFPDE